The proteins below are encoded in one region of Reichenbachiella sp. 5M10:
- a CDS encoding arabinan endo-1,5-alpha-L-arabinosidase produces the protein MKRVKEMRKIVVGNKFLIVVIVLITSLGVFTSCDDDLGPTGITTKDPSDTLDSNLGDGPIDFSQFHDTYATLAPISNVYDWAHYNVHDPSIIDNGDFFYCYTTDVAYGTSVRPGHQIRRSKNLVEWEFVGWVVGGDNLPTDQVSDRGYPPLGLDHIRSNGGEPFDNLWAPYVMKVGSEYRVYYSISSAVPRLSAIGLMVSEKPYGPFEERGLVVTSLDNSTRQTNAIDPTVVVGEDGVHWFYYGSAWDGIYKIELNPSTGLPKQTGDIGTRVAQRAFTGHSINGNIEGPEIIYNEEFDKYYMFLSYDWLQTKYNVRVGRSDYPEGPFYDMLGRNMNDEVDDLPMILAPYKFRGHSGWQGVSHPSVFIDQESKEFYMAHQGRPGEDSYYMLLHVRQIHWSEDGWPMVSPERYAAEEERSVEHGEVAGDWEQIVMDYQVVPGYGDEQVSPDFQVSMDLAIHSDGTVSGASVGTWTYESPWLIFDLEGESAPFKLKVERGRDWENEVGETLLFTGLTTEGIAYWGKKMVK, from the coding sequence ATGAAACGCGTGAAGGAAATGAGGAAGATCGTAGTAGGTAATAAGTTTTTAATAGTAGTAATAGTTTTGATCACATCACTGGGGGTATTTACCTCCTGTGATGATGACCTAGGGCCGACGGGTATTACGACCAAAGATCCTTCGGATACGTTGGATTCCAATCTAGGTGATGGACCTATTGATTTCTCTCAGTTTCATGATACTTATGCGACACTAGCCCCTATTTCGAATGTTTACGATTGGGCGCACTACAACGTGCATGACCCCTCCATCATCGACAATGGGGATTTTTTCTATTGTTATACAACTGATGTAGCTTATGGCACATCTGTCAGACCCGGGCATCAAATTCGGCGAAGCAAAAATCTAGTGGAGTGGGAATTTGTCGGTTGGGTAGTAGGAGGAGACAACCTACCAACAGATCAGGTGTCTGATAGAGGGTACCCACCATTGGGGTTGGACCATATCCGATCCAATGGAGGAGAACCTTTTGATAACTTATGGGCGCCTTATGTCATGAAGGTAGGTAGTGAATATCGCGTGTACTATTCGATATCTTCGGCTGTGCCTCGACTTAGTGCCATCGGGTTGATGGTCTCTGAAAAGCCTTATGGACCATTTGAAGAACGAGGGCTTGTTGTGACTTCTTTGGACAATTCTACGCGACAAACCAATGCCATAGATCCGACAGTGGTGGTGGGAGAGGATGGAGTACATTGGTTCTATTATGGATCGGCATGGGATGGTATTTACAAAATCGAATTGAATCCATCTACGGGTTTGCCAAAACAAACGGGAGATATTGGAACAAGAGTAGCACAAAGAGCCTTTACGGGGCATAGCATCAATGGAAACATCGAAGGACCCGAAATCATTTACAACGAGGAGTTCGACAAGTACTACATGTTTCTCTCCTACGACTGGTTGCAGACCAAGTACAATGTCCGGGTCGGACGGTCCGACTATCCTGAAGGACCATTCTATGACATGCTGGGTCGTAATATGAACGATGAGGTGGATGACCTACCGATGATTTTGGCACCCTACAAATTTCGGGGGCATTCTGGTTGGCAAGGAGTTTCTCATCCGTCTGTTTTCATCGATCAGGAAAGCAAAGAATTTTATATGGCACATCAAGGGCGTCCAGGAGAAGATAGCTACTACATGCTCTTGCATGTCCGACAGATTCACTGGAGCGAAGATGGGTGGCCGATGGTCAGCCCAGAGCGTTATGCGGCTGAGGAGGAGAGGTCAGTGGAGCACGGTGAGGTTGCGGGTGATTGGGAGCAGATCGTCATGGACTATCAAGTCGTTCCAGGCTATGGGGACGAACAAGTATCTCCTGATTTTCAAGTCAGCATGGATTTGGCGATTCATTCGGATGGTACAGTGTCTGGCGCATCTGTGGGCACATGGACCTACGAGTCTCCGTGGTTGATATTCGATCTGGAGGGAGAGTCTGCTCCATTCAAACTCAAAGTAGAACGAGGCAGAGACTGGGAAAATGAGGTTGGAGAGACGCTTCTATTTACGGGATTGACCACTGAAGGAATAGCATATTGGGGTAAAAAAATGGTGAAGTAA
- a CDS encoding arabinan endo-1,5-alpha-L-arabinosidase, with the protein MKSIKGIVIGFGLSLWYPLVFAQGVYDIGVHDPVMIQHEGTYYLYCTGWGITAYSSKDLKTWTSEPRVFDKPPQWAKEAVTDFTGHIWAPDISFYDGKYYLYYSVSSFAKNTSAIGLATNVTLDPKSPNYQWKDQGMIIQSVPYRDLWNAIDPNIVVDEEGYPWMAFGSFWDGMKAVKLIPNRTAIAQPQEWKTIARRERSFELDDKDPGDAAIEAPFIFKKDTSYYLFVSWDYCCRGKESSYKVVVGRSESPLGPFIDREGKPMNQGGGTLVVEGNDRWAGAGHNSAYTFDGKDYLVFHGYDMQADGHAKLIIKEIKWSQDGWPEKIELKNK; encoded by the coding sequence ATGAAAAGTATCAAGGGGATTGTAATAGGGTTTGGGTTGAGTTTGTGGTATCCACTAGTATTCGCTCAAGGCGTATATGATATAGGGGTTCACGATCCAGTCATGATCCAGCATGAGGGTACCTATTACCTCTACTGCACCGGTTGGGGAATCACGGCCTATTCGTCCAAAGATTTGAAAACCTGGACTTCTGAGCCGAGAGTATTCGACAAGCCCCCGCAGTGGGCCAAGGAGGCCGTCACGGATTTCACCGGACATATCTGGGCACCAGACATATCTTTCTATGATGGTAAATATTATCTCTACTATTCGGTTTCATCCTTTGCTAAAAATACGTCTGCCATTGGTCTGGCTACCAATGTTACATTAGATCCAAAATCTCCAAATTATCAATGGAAGGATCAGGGCATGATCATTCAGTCCGTACCCTACCGAGACCTATGGAATGCCATAGATCCCAACATCGTCGTGGATGAGGAAGGGTATCCATGGATGGCTTTTGGCTCTTTTTGGGATGGGATGAAGGCGGTGAAGCTGATCCCTAACCGCACGGCGATAGCCCAACCTCAAGAATGGAAAACCATTGCCCGAAGGGAGAGAAGTTTCGAACTGGACGACAAGGATCCAGGCGACGCAGCGATAGAGGCACCTTTTATTTTCAAAAAAGACACGAGCTATTACCTCTTCGTGTCCTGGGACTATTGCTGCAGGGGCAAAGAAAGTAGCTACAAGGTAGTGGTGGGGCGCTCCGAAAGTCCATTGGGACCCTTCATAGATCGAGAGGGCAAGCCGATGAATCAGGGAGGCGGTACCCTGGTCGTAGAAGGCAATGATCGCTGGGCAGGCGCTGGGCACAACAGTGCCTATACTTTTGATGGGAAAGACTATCTGGTCTTTCATGGCTATGACATGCAGGCCGATGGTCATGCCAAATTGATTATAAAAGAGATCAAATGGAGCCAAGACGGCTGGCCCGAAAAAATTGAATTGAAAAACAAATAG
- a CDS encoding HTH domain-containing protein gives MDYFSYWKHLEYTLELIQRGRLASPRDLTEKFDCSERTVRKMINDLRRKGHNIKYSRRISKYVIES, from the coding sequence ATGGATTATTTCAGCTATTGGAAACATTTAGAGTACACCTTAGAACTGATCCAGAGAGGGAGATTGGCTTCCCCTAGAGATTTGACCGAAAAGTTTGACTGTTCGGAGCGAACCGTCAGAAAAATGATCAACGATCTGCGTAGAAAGGGGCATAATATTAAATACTCTCGACGGATTTCTAAGTATGTCATAGAGTCTTGA
- a CDS encoding family 43 glycosylhydrolase — MIRQLLQSTRRGLGIFRPMYFGGMLLFSLLWITDVTQAQYAPSHDPSTMIRNSDGRYWIFTTGDGVWAMSSSNADFTDWRPEPTPFAIGTWPGWISNYVSGFNGFFWAPDVIKVGNTYFLYYSCAGNGAPAAIGVATATNLAGPWTDQGMVVAGNNAIDPALLLDNGRLWMSWGNWQTGIDIIELSTATGKPISSSTHLVSGQVEGPGLMKNGGYYYLYYQRGLCCGGVNSSYYMVVARATSITGPYTNERVFLPNQNGNIIGPGHFGYGEGRLTYHFYDGNDNGNAKLMTRSDFGYSNGWPYVGAPPSPVVSGGTYRIAPRHSGKTVDVVNCGNTDGTNVNQWSWLNNNCQKWIFTDAGNGTWRISPASASGLALDVANCSADNLANVQLWSWLNNDCQKWHLVDRGGGYYSLASAASGKCLDVNGVSSSDGANMIQYTCYSNSYNQQFSLTPVNIGARTADDIENKSLADASLVQTYPNPAQDFIEIKMPGNKELTTSLMLYNTAGALVKHEDFVDHSYSLDVSDLENGLYVIVLQNDEQKLNRKIQILR; from the coding sequence ATGATAAGACAATTACTACAATCGACCCGCAGGGGTCTGGGCATTTTCCGACCGATGTATTTCGGTGGGATGCTGCTGTTTTCGCTACTTTGGATCACGGATGTGACGCAGGCACAATATGCACCTAGTCATGATCCATCTACCATGATTCGCAATAGCGACGGTAGGTATTGGATTTTTACAACTGGCGATGGGGTGTGGGCTATGTCGTCCAGCAATGCTGACTTTACTGATTGGCGGCCAGAGCCGACACCGTTTGCCATAGGGACTTGGCCAGGATGGATCAGCAATTATGTCAGTGGCTTCAATGGCTTCTTTTGGGCACCGGATGTGATCAAAGTTGGAAACACTTATTTTCTGTATTATTCATGTGCGGGCAATGGAGCCCCGGCGGCTATTGGAGTCGCTACGGCTACCAACTTGGCTGGGCCTTGGACTGATCAGGGTATGGTCGTCGCTGGCAACAATGCCATCGATCCTGCGCTGTTGTTAGACAATGGTCGTCTATGGATGTCGTGGGGCAACTGGCAAACCGGAATTGATATCATCGAATTGAGTACCGCTACAGGTAAGCCTATTTCATCATCTACGCACTTGGTGAGTGGTCAAGTAGAAGGTCCTGGATTGATGAAGAACGGAGGATATTACTATCTCTACTATCAGAGAGGTCTATGCTGTGGAGGAGTCAATAGTTCGTACTACATGGTGGTAGCGAGAGCTACGAGTATCACCGGTCCATATACCAACGAGCGAGTGTTCCTGCCTAATCAAAACGGAAATATCATCGGTCCGGGACACTTTGGCTATGGAGAAGGGCGTCTGACCTATCACTTTTACGATGGGAATGATAACGGGAATGCAAAACTAATGACGCGCTCAGATTTTGGCTACAGCAATGGATGGCCCTATGTAGGCGCTCCTCCTAGCCCCGTGGTGTCTGGAGGAACCTACCGCATTGCCCCCAGGCACAGTGGGAAAACAGTGGATGTCGTCAACTGTGGCAATACCGATGGAACCAATGTGAATCAGTGGTCATGGCTCAACAACAACTGCCAAAAATGGATTTTCACAGATGCGGGCAACGGTACATGGAGAATATCACCTGCCAGCGCCAGTGGATTGGCACTCGATGTGGCCAACTGCAGCGCGGATAATTTGGCCAACGTACAGTTGTGGTCCTGGCTCAACAATGACTGCCAAAAGTGGCACCTGGTAGATCGGGGAGGAGGATATTATTCCTTAGCCTCTGCAGCCAGTGGTAAATGTCTGGATGTAAATGGTGTGTCTTCGAGCGATGGCGCCAACATGATCCAATACACCTGCTACAGCAACAGCTACAATCAGCAGTTTAGTCTCACACCAGTGAATATCGGTGCAAGGACAGCCGACGACATTGAAAACAAGTCGCTTGCCGATGCGTCATTGGTACAGACATATCCCAATCCAGCGCAGGACTTTATAGAGATCAAGATGCCGGGAAACAAGGAATTGACTACCTCTCTGATGCTTTACAACACTGCGGGCGCACTGGTGAAGCACGAGGACTTTGTGGATCACAGTTATTCACTGGATGTAAGTGATTTGGAGAACGGTCTGTATGTGATCGTTTTACAAAATGACGAACAAAAATTAAATAGAAAAATTCAAATACTGAGGTAA
- a CDS encoding glycoside hydrolase family 43 protein: MMKRTLVILMGVLVGAGCTTKQGQASKKDKDITAQNPIFQNVFTADPAPFVANDTFYIYTGHDEQAQGIEGFLMKDWLLFSSTDMVNWEQHGAKLRATDFAWANGQAWAAHTEQKNGKYYWYVTVEHGTIPGKAIGVAVADHPTGPWKDAKGEALITNDMTKQTDIFWDDIDPAVFVDEDGSAYIYWGNTVLKWAKLKDNMIELDGPIQTIPVPEFTEAPWVFKRGAFYYLIYSARFPEEIDYAMSDSPEGPWEYKGNLNGALPNSPTHHVGVVEYKGNWYLVYHNGQLPTGGEFRRSVCIENLYFNEDGTIQPITRTTAGVSAIAN; encoded by the coding sequence ATGATGAAAAGGACATTGGTAATATTGATGGGCGTGCTGGTTGGTGCCGGCTGTACTACTAAACAAGGGCAAGCGTCTAAAAAGGACAAGGACATCACTGCCCAAAATCCCATTTTCCAAAATGTATTCACCGCAGACCCGGCGCCTTTTGTTGCCAACGATACTTTCTATATCTATACAGGGCACGATGAGCAGGCACAGGGGATAGAAGGCTTTCTGATGAAGGACTGGTTGTTGTTTTCGTCCACGGACATGGTCAACTGGGAGCAGCATGGCGCCAAACTTCGTGCCACTGATTTTGCGTGGGCCAATGGTCAGGCATGGGCAGCGCACACAGAGCAAAAGAACGGCAAATACTATTGGTATGTGACCGTAGAGCACGGTACTATTCCAGGCAAGGCCATTGGCGTGGCGGTAGCAGATCACCCGACCGGCCCTTGGAAGGATGCCAAAGGGGAGGCTTTGATCACCAACGATATGACCAAGCAGACGGACATATTTTGGGATGATATCGACCCGGCAGTATTCGTCGATGAGGACGGGAGTGCCTACATCTACTGGGGCAATACCGTGCTGAAATGGGCCAAACTCAAAGACAACATGATCGAGCTGGATGGTCCGATACAGACGATACCTGTGCCCGAGTTTACGGAGGCGCCTTGGGTGTTCAAGCGTGGCGCTTTTTATTACCTGATCTATTCGGCGAGATTTCCAGAGGAGATCGACTATGCCATGTCCGATAGCCCGGAGGGACCTTGGGAATACAAGGGCAACCTCAATGGTGCATTACCCAATTCGCCCACACATCATGTAGGGGTAGTGGAGTACAAGGGCAACTGGTACCTTGTATACCACAACGGTCAACTCCCGACAGGGGGTGAGTTTAGACGATCGGTCTGCATCGAAAATCTCTACTTCAACGAAGATGGAACCATCCAACCCATCACCCGTACGACTGCCGGCGTGAGCGCCATTGCGAATTAA
- a CDS encoding beta-L-arabinofuranosidase domain-containing protein: protein MKRIYFIPFLFLLFACQQQASSPSNDRLVLTPVDIQDVRLLDGPYQHAMIKDGQWLQALEPDRLLHRYRLYAGLEPKGEIYGGWESRGISGHSLGHYISACAMMYAATGEAVYKERVDYITSELQECQEAMATGYIGAIPGQDSVWLQVAAGDIRSQGFDLNGLWVPWYTQHKLLAGLVDAYAFAGNDAALSVARKFSDWIDTTFDGLTEEQFQEMLTCEFGGMNDILAKLYQITGDEKYLKLARRFYHQSVLDPLANQTDQLSGQHANTQIPKIVGAAKLYELKGDTKDSTIAAYFLRTVLNDHSYANGGNSEHEHFGAPRQLEHRLSESTSETCNTYNMIKLTQHVNTWEFDGQWGDYIEKALINHILASQNPETGMVCYFVPLDAGGEKTYSDPFDSFWCCVGSGWENHAKYGGLIYYEAPDQSVVIDQYIASALTLDHIRLTQKSDYPESALVRIEIKDVDEAFQSLYLRIPAWSRGHQVTLNGKPISGLLTNGYLKLDEKWAAGDEIALSLAMDLHAEELLGSDKKIAMFYGPTLLAGALPQGMEPHNYPVFLADNEGYDWIDWDAAKMSGKTQVGYPQDVVMMPFYQLYEQPYVVYLDRYNEEDWANHKEKVEAERRAQEILDTRTMDVLRIGEMQPERDHELVGENTESGEAFNRKWRHATDGWFAFQMTVDPQASNELMVTYWGGDAGNREFQVLADGQIIATQKLERNRPDEFYDEVYELPRNVTQGKQKVSIRFESLPGKTAGGVYGVRMLRAQ from the coding sequence ATGAAACGAATTTATTTTATTCCTTTTCTATTCCTTCTATTCGCTTGCCAACAGCAGGCATCCAGTCCGTCCAACGATAGGTTGGTGCTCACACCAGTAGACATACAGGATGTGCGCTTACTCGATGGCCCCTACCAACACGCGATGATCAAAGACGGCCAGTGGCTGCAAGCGCTGGAGCCTGATCGCCTGCTGCATCGATACCGACTGTATGCTGGGCTGGAGCCAAAAGGTGAAATCTACGGGGGGTGGGAAAGCCGGGGGATTTCGGGGCACTCACTCGGGCACTATATCAGTGCCTGTGCCATGATGTATGCAGCCACGGGAGAGGCGGTGTACAAGGAGCGTGTGGATTACATCACGTCCGAATTGCAGGAATGCCAAGAAGCAATGGCTACCGGCTACATCGGCGCAATCCCGGGTCAGGACAGCGTGTGGCTACAAGTCGCAGCGGGCGACATCCGTTCGCAAGGGTTTGATCTCAATGGACTATGGGTGCCCTGGTACACCCAGCACAAACTGCTCGCTGGATTGGTAGATGCCTATGCGTTCGCCGGCAATGACGCGGCGCTCAGCGTTGCGCGCAAGTTTTCGGATTGGATCGATACGACATTCGATGGACTGACCGAGGAGCAGTTTCAAGAGATGCTGACCTGTGAGTTTGGGGGGATGAACGACATCCTGGCCAAGCTCTATCAAATCACAGGAGATGAAAAATATTTGAAACTGGCGAGACGATTTTATCACCAGTCCGTATTGGATCCACTCGCCAACCAGACGGATCAATTGTCCGGTCAGCACGCCAATACCCAAATCCCTAAAATCGTAGGAGCCGCCAAACTCTATGAGTTGAAAGGAGATACCAAAGACAGCACCATCGCTGCTTATTTCCTACGAACGGTATTGAATGATCACAGTTATGCCAACGGCGGAAACAGTGAGCACGAGCACTTTGGTGCGCCGCGACAGCTCGAGCATCGACTGTCAGAGAGCACCTCAGAGACCTGCAATACCTACAACATGATCAAACTCACCCAGCACGTCAATACATGGGAGTTTGACGGGCAGTGGGGTGACTACATCGAAAAGGCCCTAATCAATCATATCCTGGCCTCTCAAAATCCAGAGACGGGGATGGTCTGCTATTTTGTGCCGCTGGATGCGGGCGGTGAAAAGACCTACAGCGACCCGTTCGATTCGTTTTGGTGCTGCGTAGGGAGCGGTTGGGAAAATCACGCCAAGTATGGAGGACTGATCTACTATGAAGCCCCTGATCAATCCGTGGTGATCGATCAGTACATCGCATCGGCGTTGACGTTAGACCATATTCGCTTGACGCAAAAAAGCGATTACCCCGAGTCAGCCCTTGTTCGGATTGAAATCAAAGACGTGGATGAGGCATTTCAGTCGCTTTACTTAAGAATACCGGCATGGAGCAGGGGGCATCAGGTGACCCTCAATGGTAAGCCCATATCGGGGCTGCTAACCAATGGATATTTGAAATTGGATGAAAAATGGGCCGCAGGCGATGAGATAGCACTGAGCCTGGCCATGGACTTGCACGCTGAGGAGCTACTCGGGTCTGATAAGAAAATAGCCATGTTTTATGGCCCTACCCTTTTGGCGGGAGCATTGCCTCAGGGGATGGAGCCGCATAACTACCCAGTGTTTTTGGCAGATAATGAGGGGTATGACTGGATTGATTGGGATGCTGCCAAGATGAGTGGAAAGACTCAGGTTGGATATCCGCAGGATGTAGTGATGATGCCATTTTATCAGTTGTATGAGCAGCCGTATGTCGTCTATCTCGATCGCTACAACGAGGAGGATTGGGCCAACCACAAGGAAAAAGTCGAAGCAGAACGTCGCGCACAAGAAATCCTCGATACACGGACGATGGATGTCCTGCGCATCGGAGAAATGCAGCCCGAGAGAGATCATGAGCTAGTAGGAGAAAACACCGAATCGGGTGAGGCCTTCAATCGCAAATGGCGACATGCTACCGACGGATGGTTTGCCTTTCAGATGACGGTCGACCCACAGGCGAGCAACGAACTGATGGTCACCTACTGGGGTGGAGATGCCGGCAATCGTGAATTTCAAGTATTGGCAGATGGGCAGATCATAGCTACGCAAAAACTGGAGAGAAACAGACCAGATGAGTTTTATGATGAAGTCTACGAACTACCCCGAAATGTCACCCAAGGCAAACAAAAGGTAAGTATTCGGTTCGAGTCCTTACCAGGGAAGACAGCAGGCGGAGTGTATGGTGTCAGGATGCTCCGAGCCCAGTAG
- a CDS encoding NUDIX domain-containing protein: MTLYKEYDRLLVAVDCIIFGFHGDKLKLLLIKRDFEPEKGKWSLMGGFAKKSESLDDAASRILLGLTGLQDVFLEQLFCFNQVDRDPVERTISVTYYSLINIEDHDEELSKQHDASWFDLGEMPDLIFDHNEMVDRAHQRLKYKAEHYPVGFELLPPKFTMPELQSLYEAIFETEMDKRNFIKRIDSLDILVKLNEKKRTTGKKGAFLYQFDEDKYQQQLKTGNKFQVKP, encoded by the coding sequence ATGACACTTTACAAAGAGTACGACCGGTTATTGGTCGCAGTGGATTGTATTATTTTTGGGTTTCATGGTGATAAGCTGAAACTTCTATTGATCAAAAGGGATTTTGAGCCAGAAAAGGGGAAATGGTCCTTGATGGGTGGTTTTGCCAAGAAGTCTGAGAGTTTGGATGATGCGGCTAGCCGTATTTTGTTGGGTTTGACTGGTCTACAAGATGTGTTTTTGGAGCAGCTTTTTTGTTTCAATCAGGTCGATAGAGATCCTGTAGAGCGGACCATCAGTGTCACGTATTATTCGCTCATCAATATCGAGGATCATGACGAGGAGCTGAGCAAGCAACACGATGCGTCGTGGTTTGATTTGGGTGAGATGCCCGATCTTATTTTTGATCACAACGAGATGGTCGATCGAGCACACCAGCGCCTCAAATACAAGGCAGAGCATTACCCCGTAGGGTTCGAACTCCTTCCTCCCAAATTTACTATGCCAGAGCTACAGTCCTTGTACGAAGCGATCTTTGAGACGGAAATGGACAAGCGTAACTTCATCAAGCGCATCGATTCACTTGATATCTTGGTCAAACTAAATGAGAAGAAGCGTACGACAGGTAAGAAAGGGGCTTTCTTGTATCAGTTTGACGAGGACAAGTACCAACAACAACTCAAAACGGGTAATAAGTTTCAAGTGAAGCCTTAG
- a CDS encoding SdpI family protein yields the protein MKNFKKEGFYILITLLPILYLGVIYETLPEQVPVHWNIQGEVDRYGSRLELFIIASIGLFTYLTFAIMPLIDPKKKIQQMGGKFNQLRNLLTLLMTILTGVILYSIQHPSLSTVDLIFVVIGAIFFVFGNYFQTVKANYFIGIRTPWTLENETVWKNTHRLGGKIWFAGGLVIICTSLLFNAPFNMYAFIGITLLITLIPVVYSYVDFKRITKPSS from the coding sequence ATGAAAAACTTCAAAAAGGAAGGATTCTATATCCTCATCACGCTACTGCCTATACTATACTTAGGCGTCATCTACGAGACACTACCAGAGCAAGTCCCTGTACACTGGAACATCCAAGGGGAGGTCGATCGCTATGGTTCCAGACTGGAACTATTCATCATCGCCTCGATCGGACTATTCACTTACCTGACTTTCGCAATCATGCCCTTGATCGACCCCAAGAAAAAGATCCAACAGATGGGAGGCAAATTCAATCAGTTGAGAAACCTCCTGACCCTCCTGATGACAATCCTAACAGGGGTCATACTCTATTCCATACAGCACCCTTCCCTATCTACCGTTGATTTGATTTTTGTAGTCATCGGAGCAATATTTTTCGTATTTGGCAATTATTTCCAAACCGTCAAAGCCAATTATTTCATCGGTATACGCACACCTTGGACACTCGAAAACGAAACCGTATGGAAAAACACCCATCGTCTAGGCGGAAAAATATGGTTTGCTGGAGGTCTAGTGATTATCTGTACCAGCCTGTTGTTCAACGCCCCATTCAACATGTATGCTTTCATAGGGATTACACTTCTGATCACGTTGATCCCAGTAGTCTATTCCTACGTAGATTTCAAACGGATCACAAAGCCCAGTTCATAG
- a CDS encoding autorepressor SdpR family transcription factor — MNKLFKALNDETRREIIEMLKDGEMNAGEIADRFQISKPSISHHLDILKQADLITGEKKGQFVMYSLNTTILDDLLTWILTVKS, encoded by the coding sequence ATGAACAAACTATTCAAGGCATTGAACGACGAGACACGACGAGAAATCATTGAAATGCTGAAAGACGGGGAAATGAATGCTGGGGAGATCGCAGATCGATTTCAAATCTCCAAACCCAGTATCTCTCACCATCTGGACATACTCAAACAAGCTGACCTCATCACTGGAGAAAAGAAAGGACAGTTCGTCATGTACTCGCTCAACACCACTATTTTGGACGATCTATTGACATGGATCCTAACCGTAAAATCATGA
- the cydB gene encoding cytochrome d ubiquinol oxidase subunit II gives MELFWFIIIAIVLTTFFILDGYDFGTGIIHLFFAKEEKDKEVIAKAAGLFWDSNEVWLVAGGGLMFMAFPTYYASVFSGFYLPLILVLWLIIFRAIGLELRGQFDYPMWKSIWDKSFGVASLLMALFFGIGLGNIVRGVNLGGVENGVSMYEAHYFFLPLWNDGFSPSGVHPGVIDWFTVIIGLIAVVTLAIHGANWIRLKTNASINEQLKKVTFRLSMTLIALTIFSLLVWHVINPSPFGNFADHPIYIVFPLIYLTGITGLFFAPTDWLRFCSSSLVIIGGITSSLASIFPVILPSTNDLNDALTIYNTTTSEYGLSVAVGWVILGILLVAVYTVVQKKLLGGKIDDMDYGH, from the coding sequence ATGGAACTCTTTTGGTTTATCATCATCGCCATCGTCCTGACCACTTTTTTTATCCTAGACGGATATGATTTCGGTACAGGCATCATTCATTTATTTTTTGCCAAAGAAGAAAAAGACAAAGAAGTCATCGCCAAGGCGGCGGGCCTGTTTTGGGACTCCAACGAAGTATGGCTTGTCGCAGGAGGCGGACTCATGTTCATGGCCTTCCCTACCTATTACGCCTCAGTATTCAGTGGCTTTTACCTCCCCTTGATTCTCGTGCTTTGGTTGATCATCTTCCGTGCCATAGGCCTAGAGCTGCGAGGACAGTTTGACTATCCCATGTGGAAATCCATTTGGGACAAGTCCTTCGGAGTAGCCAGCCTTCTCATGGCTCTTTTCTTTGGCATTGGGCTCGGCAATATCGTCCGAGGTGTCAATCTCGGTGGTGTAGAAAATGGTGTATCTATGTACGAAGCACACTACTTTTTCCTCCCACTATGGAACGATGGATTCAGTCCAAGTGGCGTACACCCAGGAGTCATAGACTGGTTCACTGTCATCATCGGACTCATCGCGGTAGTGACTCTAGCGATCCATGGTGCCAACTGGATTCGCCTCAAAACCAACGCCAGCATCAACGAACAGCTCAAAAAGGTCACCTTTCGGCTCAGTATGACGCTGATTGCACTGACGATATTTTCCCTACTCGTATGGCACGTCATAAACCCCAGCCCCTTTGGCAACTTCGCTGACCATCCTATCTATATCGTTTTTCCGTTGATCTATTTGACAGGGATCACTGGGTTATTTTTCGCACCGACCGATTGGCTCAGGTTCTGCAGCTCGTCTCTCGTAATCATCGGAGGTATCACCTCTTCACTTGCCTCGATCTTCCCGGTGATTCTACCCTCTACCAATGATCTCAACGACGCACTCACCATCTACAACACCACCACCTCTGAATACGGGCTTTCTGTGGCAGTCGGCTGGGTGATCCTTGGCATCCTACTCGTAGCAGTCTACACTGTAGTACAAAAGAAACTCCTAGGAGGCAAAATCGATGACATGGACTATGGCCACTGA